In Microbacterium sp. SLBN-146, one genomic interval encodes:
- a CDS encoding DivIVA domain-containing protein encodes MALTPDDVVTKQFQHVRFKEGFDPDEVDDFLDEIVVEWRKALAENEELKAKLAAYESGASAPAAAEEEPVEAEEVEEAPAPAPKTVSADETGSATATAGIIELAQRLHDEHVAEGIAQRDQLISDAKSQAAAIISDAETRGREEKARLDRERVALEGRISELRTFERDYRAQLRSYIEGKLRDLETTATTSGSTPVSAIGL; translated from the coding sequence ATGGCATTGACACCCGATGACGTCGTCACCAAGCAGTTCCAGCACGTCCGGTTCAAAGAGGGCTTCGACCCCGATGAGGTGGATGACTTCCTCGACGAGATCGTCGTCGAATGGCGCAAGGCGCTTGCCGAGAACGAAGAGCTGAAGGCGAAGCTCGCCGCCTACGAGTCGGGTGCTTCGGCACCTGCCGCGGCTGAGGAAGAGCCGGTGGAGGCCGAAGAGGTCGAAGAGGCGCCCGCTCCGGCACCGAAGACCGTGTCCGCCGATGAGACCGGTTCGGCAACGGCCACCGCCGGAATCATCGAGCTGGCACAGCGCCTTCACGACGAGCACGTCGCAGAGGGCATCGCCCAGCGCGACCAGCTCATCTCGGACGCGAAGTCCCAGGCCGCCGCGATCATCTCCGACGCAGAGACGCGCGGTCGCGAGGAGAAGGCCCGTCTCGATCGCGAGCGGGTCGCCCTCGAGGGCCGCATCTCCGAACTCCGCACGTTCGAGCGCGACTACCGCGCCCAGCTCCGCAGCTACATCGAGGGCAAGCTCCGCGACCTCGAGACCACGGCCACGACGTCGGGCTCCACGCCCGTGTCGGCCATCGGCCTCTGA
- a CDS encoding YggT family protein yields the protein MEIVRFVAAILNVALVLYVLVLLARLVLEWVPFFNREWRPRGAGLVAAEIVYSLTDPPIRLFRRLIPPLRVGGIAIDFGFALTMLLCFILLSVTRAFMAA from the coding sequence GTGGAAATCGTCCGCTTCGTCGCGGCGATCCTCAACGTCGCGCTCGTCCTGTACGTTCTCGTGCTCTTGGCACGTCTCGTCCTCGAGTGGGTGCCCTTCTTCAATCGGGAATGGCGTCCGCGCGGCGCAGGGCTCGTCGCGGCCGAGATCGTCTACTCGCTGACCGATCCTCCGATCCGACTCTTCCGGCGCCTCATACCTCCGTTGCGCGTCGGTGGAATCGCGATCGACTTCGGCTTCGCCTTGACGATGCTCCTCTGCTTCATCCTTCTCTCGGTCACGCGCGCCTTCATGGCGGCGTGA
- a CDS encoding cell division protein SepF, giving the protein MSNPLKKTMVYLGLADEEEAYEEPAPQQRGRKTEAVVEKAAPVTPIHRPTVVRQPAPAAISEILTVHPKQYRDAQVIAENFRDGVPVIINLSQMSDADARRLIDFASGLSLGLYGRIERVTSKVFLLSPENVAVSGDGAVAQADPESVPFAQS; this is encoded by the coding sequence ATGTCGAACCCGCTCAAGAAGACCATGGTGTACCTGGGCCTCGCCGATGAGGAAGAAGCCTATGAAGAGCCCGCGCCGCAGCAACGTGGCCGCAAGACCGAAGCCGTCGTCGAGAAGGCAGCACCCGTGACTCCTATTCACCGCCCGACCGTCGTGCGTCAGCCCGCGCCCGCCGCGATCAGCGAAATCCTCACCGTGCACCCGAAGCAGTACCGCGACGCACAGGTGATCGCCGAGAACTTCCGCGACGGCGTGCCCGTGATCATCAACCTCTCGCAGATGAGCGACGCCGATGCGCGCCGCCTCATCGACTTCGCGAGTGGTCTCTCGCTCGGCCTGTACGGCCGCATCGAGCGCGTCACGAGCAAGGTGTTCCTCCTCTCGCCCGAGAACGTCGCCGTGTCCGGTGACGGCGCTGTCGCGCAGGCGGACCCTGAGTCCGTGCCTTTCGCGCAGTCCTGA
- a CDS encoding YggS family pyridoxal phosphate-dependent enzyme: MLPPPEPVAALAARLADVDERIDGALRQAGREPGDIVRIVVTKFHPARLVADLVQLDVGDVGENRQQELSAKRAELPELDVRWHFVGQAQTNKARAVRAAASVVHSVDRARLADALDAAADADTPVLDVLLQVNLTDDPARGGVQPEGLEALAEHVAALRTLRLRGIMAVAPLDEAPASAFARLHTYSDRVRSVAPDAKWISAGMTADFPEAIIAGATHLRIGSAITGPRPIRG, translated from the coding sequence GTGCTGCCGCCCCCGGAACCTGTCGCCGCGCTCGCCGCGCGCCTCGCTGACGTCGATGAACGGATCGACGGCGCGCTCCGCCAAGCCGGCCGCGAGCCTGGCGACATCGTCCGCATCGTCGTGACGAAGTTCCACCCTGCTCGTCTCGTGGCAGACCTCGTTCAGCTCGACGTCGGTGACGTGGGCGAGAACCGTCAGCAAGAATTGTCGGCCAAGCGGGCGGAGCTCCCTGAGCTGGACGTGCGCTGGCACTTCGTCGGGCAGGCGCAGACGAACAAGGCTCGCGCGGTGCGTGCGGCGGCATCCGTCGTCCACTCGGTGGATCGAGCACGGCTGGCCGACGCTCTCGACGCCGCCGCGGATGCGGACACTCCCGTTCTGGATGTCCTCCTTCAGGTCAACCTCACGGACGACCCGGCGCGTGGCGGGGTTCAGCCGGAGGGACTTGAAGCGCTTGCGGAGCATGTCGCAGCGCTCCGGACCCTGCGTCTGCGGGGCATCATGGCCGTCGCGCCGCTCGACGAAGCACCCGCCAGTGCGTTCGCGCGGCTTCACACCTACAGCGATCGGGTGCGCTCTGTCGCACCCGATGCGAAATGGATCTCCGCCGGAATGACGGCGGATTTCCCCGAGGCGATCATCGCCGGTGCGACACACCTGCGGATCGGCTCGGCAATCACGGGACCGCGGCCGATTCGCGGTTAA
- the ftsZ gene encoding cell division protein FtsZ, translated as MSQNQNYLAVIKVVGVGGGGVNAVNRMIELGLRGVEFIAVNTDAQALLMSDADVKLDVGRELTRGLGAGADPEVGRRAAEDHAEEIEEALRGADMVFVTAGEGGGTGTGGAPVVAKIAKSIGALTIGVVTKPFSFEGRRRQQQAESGVSKLKEEVDTLIVVPNDRLLEISDRGISMIEAFATADQVLLAGVQGITDLITTPGLINLDFADVKSVMQGAGSALMGIGSARGADRAIKAAELAVESPLLEASIEGAHGVLLSIQGGSNLGIFEINDAAQLVKEAAHPEANIIFGTVIDDTLGDEVRVTVIAAGFDGGEPQSRIEPITAARVVAAPVVPATAAADAARDVEPVASEPEKVSVSAVVPDSYDSAFGDDDLDIPDFLK; from the coding sequence ATGAGCCAGAACCAGAACTACCTCGCAGTCATCAAGGTGGTTGGCGTGGGTGGTGGCGGCGTCAACGCCGTCAATCGCATGATCGAGCTCGGACTGCGAGGTGTCGAGTTCATCGCGGTGAACACCGACGCGCAGGCGTTGCTCATGAGCGATGCCGACGTCAAGCTCGACGTCGGACGCGAACTCACCAGGGGACTCGGTGCGGGTGCCGATCCGGAGGTCGGGCGTCGCGCCGCAGAAGACCACGCGGAAGAGATCGAAGAGGCGCTGCGCGGCGCCGACATGGTGTTCGTGACCGCCGGTGAAGGTGGTGGGACCGGCACCGGTGGTGCCCCCGTCGTCGCGAAGATCGCGAAGTCGATCGGCGCGCTCACGATCGGTGTCGTCACGAAGCCCTTCTCGTTCGAAGGCCGTCGACGTCAGCAGCAGGCCGAGTCGGGCGTCTCCAAGCTCAAAGAAGAAGTCGACACGCTCATCGTCGTGCCGAACGATCGTCTTCTCGAGATCAGCGACCGCGGAATCTCGATGATCGAGGCTTTCGCCACGGCCGACCAGGTGCTTCTCGCCGGTGTGCAAGGCATCACCGACCTCATCACGACGCCGGGACTCATCAACCTCGACTTCGCGGACGTCAAGTCGGTCATGCAGGGCGCGGGTTCGGCTCTCATGGGCATCGGCTCGGCCCGCGGGGCAGATCGAGCCATCAAGGCCGCCGAGCTCGCCGTCGAATCGCCGCTTCTCGAAGCGTCGATCGAGGGTGCCCACGGTGTCTTGCTGTCGATCCAGGGCGGATCGAATCTCGGGATCTTCGAGATCAACGATGCCGCTCAGCTCGTCAAGGAGGCAGCGCACCCCGAAGCGAACATCATCTTCGGTACCGTCATCGACGACACGCTCGGCGATGAGGTGCGGGTGACGGTCATCGCCGCGGGATTCGACGGAGGTGAGCCCCAGTCGCGCATCGAGCCGATCACGGCCGCCCGTGTCGTCGCTGCACCCGTCGTGCCCGCGACCGCAGCGGCTGATGCCGCCCGCGACGTCGAGCCGGTCGCGAGCGAGCCGGAGAAGGTGTCCGTCAGCGCCGTCGTCCCCGATAGCTATGACTCGGCTTTCGGTGACGACGACCTCGACATCCCCGATTTCCTGAAGTAG
- a CDS encoding FtsQ-type POTRA domain-containing protein produces MRRPPPLPQSPTQPDAAPSSERSRRPAAATADEAADVDAQLTAPIIPLDAPSAVSSPFATSDPTTDAVGAAEHRRDPDETIRARDVWTAARARRKALRAEVRRFTGRQRRRRAIWLGVAASFLVLVAVTFGAAYSPLFAVEEITIVGASSLDTAAVEAALGDQVGVPLALVDDGDVKAALVGFPLVESYTLEARPPHELVVRIVERTPIGYIETRAGFTLVDAAGVGLTTVPAPGSDAPVLTIPGGVDTPAFEAAGRVMRSLPDTIRPQVTAVSATTPDDVRLTLGGANATIVWGSADDSAQKALVLERVMIARPPDSVSVYDVSSPEAVVVN; encoded by the coding sequence GTGCGCCGACCGCCCCCGCTCCCGCAGTCACCGACGCAGCCCGACGCTGCTCCGTCGTCGGAGCGGTCCCGCCGGCCCGCAGCGGCGACGGCCGACGAAGCCGCCGACGTCGACGCCCAGCTCACGGCTCCGATCATCCCCTTGGATGCCCCTTCCGCCGTTTCCTCGCCGTTCGCGACATCCGACCCGACGACGGATGCCGTGGGTGCCGCGGAGCACCGTCGCGACCCGGATGAGACCATCCGCGCCCGCGACGTGTGGACGGCGGCGCGCGCGCGTCGAAAGGCTCTCCGCGCAGAGGTCAGGCGGTTCACGGGCCGCCAGCGCCGCCGCCGTGCGATATGGCTCGGTGTCGCCGCGTCCTTCCTCGTCCTGGTCGCTGTCACGTTCGGCGCCGCCTACAGTCCGCTCTTCGCCGTCGAGGAGATCACGATCGTCGGGGCGAGCTCGCTCGACACCGCCGCAGTCGAAGCCGCGCTGGGCGACCAGGTCGGCGTTCCGCTGGCGCTGGTCGACGACGGCGACGTCAAGGCCGCCCTCGTCGGGTTCCCCCTCGTGGAGTCGTACACGCTCGAGGCGCGCCCCCCGCATGAACTCGTCGTCAGGATCGTCGAGCGCACGCCCATCGGATACATCGAGACGCGTGCCGGCTTCACGCTCGTGGATGCGGCGGGAGTCGGCCTGACGACGGTCCCCGCGCCCGGTTCGGACGCCCCTGTCCTCACGATCCCGGGGGGCGTCGACACGCCGGCGTTCGAGGCGGCCGGGCGCGTCATGCGCTCGCTTCCCGACACCATCCGGCCCCAAGTGACCGCCGTGAGCGCGACGACCCCCGACGACGTGAGGCTGACGCTCGGGGGTGCCAACGCAACTATCGTGTGGGGGAGTGCCGACGACTCCGCGCAGAAGGCGCTGGTCCTGGAGCGGGTCATGATCGCTCGTCCCCCCGACTCCGTCAGCGTCTACGACGTCTCCTCACCCGAGGCCGTCGTCGTCAACTGA
- the murC gene encoding UDP-N-acetylmuramate--L-alanine ligase — protein sequence MIRPDLSLPIPETIEAAHFIGIGGSGMSGLARMFLERGIRVSGSDRADSPGLRQLEALGATVFVGHDVAHLPIDADTVIHTGAIWPENPEFVQAKARGLHVIHRSQALHWLIGGRRLVSVAGAHGKTTSTGMIVTALQALGLDPTFVNGGVIEQLGVSSGTGSDELFVIEADESDGTFLLYDTSIALITNVDPDHLDHWGSRDAFYDAFATFADTASESVVISSDDPGAIVVRERLTHTRVLTFGAASDADVRVMDVTTDGPVAFTLRYGGDEAEVRLAIPGIHNAINAAGAVAVLLSLGVAFEDAARAVEGFSGTARRFELHGVMRGVSVYDDYAHHPTEVAAALAAARTVVGGGRIIAVHQPHTYSRTRAMYQEFADVLEKHADHTVVLDVYGAREDPVPGVTGALVSGAFIDPAHVAFVADWQDAADYTASVARDGDFVVTLGCGNVNLIIPQVLEALDRTATTGE from the coding sequence ATGATCCGACCTGACCTGAGCCTGCCCATCCCCGAGACGATCGAGGCCGCCCACTTCATCGGTATCGGCGGCTCCGGCATGTCGGGACTCGCGAGGATGTTCCTCGAACGCGGCATTCGCGTCTCCGGATCAGACCGCGCGGACAGCCCGGGGCTGCGTCAGCTCGAGGCTCTCGGGGCTACGGTCTTCGTCGGCCACGATGTCGCCCATCTGCCGATCGACGCCGACACGGTCATCCACACCGGCGCGATCTGGCCCGAGAACCCCGAGTTCGTACAGGCGAAGGCGCGGGGACTCCATGTCATCCACCGTTCGCAGGCTCTGCATTGGCTCATCGGAGGGCGACGTCTCGTGTCCGTCGCGGGAGCGCACGGCAAGACGACGTCGACAGGGATGATCGTGACGGCGCTGCAGGCGCTCGGCCTCGACCCGACATTCGTCAACGGGGGTGTCATCGAGCAGCTGGGCGTCTCGAGCGGCACGGGGTCGGACGAGTTGTTCGTCATCGAGGCGGACGAGTCCGACGGCACCTTCCTTCTGTACGACACCTCGATCGCCCTCATCACCAACGTCGATCCCGACCATCTCGACCACTGGGGGTCGCGCGACGCCTTCTACGACGCGTTCGCAACGTTCGCCGACACCGCGAGCGAATCCGTCGTGATCTCGTCCGACGATCCCGGGGCCATCGTCGTGCGGGAACGTCTCACTCATACGCGGGTCCTGACGTTCGGTGCGGCCTCCGACGCGGACGTCCGGGTCATGGACGTCACGACCGACGGCCCTGTCGCTTTCACGCTTCGCTACGGCGGCGACGAGGCCGAGGTGCGCTTGGCGATCCCCGGGATCCACAACGCGATCAACGCGGCCGGCGCCGTCGCGGTGCTGCTCTCTCTGGGGGTCGCGTTCGAAGACGCCGCCCGCGCGGTCGAGGGTTTCTCGGGCACGGCGCGTCGCTTCGAGCTGCACGGGGTCATGCGCGGGGTGAGCGTTTACGACGACTACGCGCACCACCCGACCGAAGTGGCAGCGGCGCTGGCCGCGGCGCGAACGGTCGTGGGTGGCGGACGCATCATCGCCGTCCACCAGCCGCACACGTACTCGCGGACGCGTGCGATGTACCAGGAGTTCGCTGACGTCCTGGAGAAGCACGCCGATCACACGGTGGTGCTCGACGTCTACGGCGCGCGCGAGGATCCTGTTCCGGGTGTCACGGGCGCGCTCGTGAGCGGAGCCTTCATCGATCCCGCGCACGTGGCGTTCGTCGCGGACTGGCAGGACGCCGCGGACTACACGGCGTCCGTCGCCCGCGACGGCGACTTCGTCGTGACGCTCGGCTGCGGCAACGTCAACCTCATCATCCCGCAGGTCCTGGAGGCCCTCGACCGCACGGCGACCACGGGGGAGTAG
- a CDS encoding glycosyltransferase — protein MSSSRPSRTYLLAGGGTAGHVNPLLAVADALRSRDPDAVILVLGTREGLEARLVPQRGYELLFVEKVPFPRRANADAARFPARFRRAVADVRAMLHDRSVDVVVGFGGYASAPAYLAARRERVPFVVHEANAKPGLANILGARSAAAVGVAFEGTPLRNAQLVGMPLRREIVDLDRAATRAEAADHFGLDAERPTLLVFGGSLGAQRLNEALAGAWQDVLDAGWQLLHVTGERSDLPDPEVPGYALRRYVDRMDLAFALSDLVVARSGAATVSEISALGIPAVYVPYAVGNGEQALNAASAVAAGAALLIPDADFTADRVRSEVIPLLRDGRARATMTDAATRTGTREGAENVLALIDSVERP, from the coding sequence GTGAGTTCTTCCCGCCCGTCCCGCACGTATCTCCTCGCCGGCGGCGGTACCGCCGGCCATGTCAATCCACTCCTCGCCGTCGCCGATGCGCTGCGTTCCCGCGACCCCGACGCCGTCATCCTCGTGCTCGGCACCCGGGAGGGCCTCGAGGCGCGACTCGTTCCGCAGCGCGGGTATGAGCTCCTCTTCGTGGAGAAGGTGCCGTTCCCTCGACGCGCCAACGCCGATGCCGCCCGTTTTCCCGCCCGTTTCCGTCGTGCCGTCGCCGACGTGCGGGCGATGCTCCACGACCGGAGCGTCGATGTCGTCGTCGGGTTCGGCGGGTACGCCTCGGCGCCCGCCTACCTCGCCGCACGCCGCGAGAGGGTGCCGTTCGTCGTGCACGAGGCCAATGCCAAGCCCGGTCTCGCGAACATCCTCGGTGCCCGGTCCGCCGCGGCTGTCGGCGTCGCGTTCGAGGGAACCCCCCTTCGCAACGCACAACTCGTGGGGATGCCGCTCCGCCGTGAGATCGTCGATCTCGATCGAGCCGCGACTCGCGCCGAGGCAGCTGACCACTTCGGGCTCGACGCCGAGCGACCGACGCTCCTGGTCTTCGGGGGATCGCTCGGCGCGCAGCGCCTCAACGAGGCACTCGCCGGCGCGTGGCAGGACGTGCTCGACGCAGGCTGGCAACTGCTCCACGTGACGGGTGAGCGCTCCGACCTTCCCGATCCCGAGGTCCCGGGGTACGCCCTCCGGCGCTACGTCGATCGCATGGATCTCGCGTTCGCTCTCTCCGATCTTGTCGTCGCGAGATCGGGCGCCGCAACCGTCAGCGAGATCAGCGCACTGGGGATCCCCGCCGTCTATGTGCCCTACGCCGTCGGAAACGGCGAGCAAGCCCTGAACGCAGCGTCCGCCGTCGCCGCGGGAGCAGCACTCCTGATCCCGGACGCCGACTTCACGGCCGACCGAGTGCGGAGCGAGGTGATTCCCCTTCTTCGCGATGGGAGGGCGCGGGCGACCATGACGGATGCGGCCACCCGCACCGGCACCCGAGAGGGCGCTGAGAACGTGCTGGCACTCATCGACAGCGTGGAACGCCCGTGA
- the ftsW gene encoding putative lipid II flippase FtsW, with protein sequence MTGTTSAPTGPRSTSADPSRPRGLAARVSLGRIFAPVPSEFLLISSTALLLTIFGLVMVLSATSATATAAGESPFEGLIKQGVFAMIGVPLMFIASRFPISFWKRIAWPALIMATIFQLLVFVPGIGVEAHGNRNWAMIAGFQFQPAEFLKLTLALWLGFVLYRKRTLLASWKHVAIPVVPVSMIVIGTVLAGQDLGTAMVLALIVLGGLFFSGVKLRIFLVPAILALIGVAVYAITSPNRMARIMSLFNANCLDDYLTTCYQPLHGVWALAGGGIFGLGLGNSREKYDWLPAAANDYIFAIVGEELGLIGCIVVLALFALFAVGAFHVIRKTDDPFVRIVSGGITIWIVGQALINVGVVLRVFPVLGVPLPFMSQGGTSLLSVLVACGVLLSFARSLPTRSVIAPPVRSGARAKISR encoded by the coding sequence ATGACGGGAACGACGTCGGCTCCGACGGGCCCCAGGTCGACCTCGGCTGATCCCTCGCGCCCTCGCGGTCTCGCGGCGCGCGTCTCTCTCGGCAGGATCTTCGCCCCTGTCCCGAGCGAGTTCCTCCTCATCTCCTCGACGGCGCTGCTCCTGACGATCTTCGGTCTCGTCATGGTCCTCTCGGCGACGTCCGCAACCGCGACCGCGGCGGGGGAGTCCCCGTTCGAAGGCCTCATCAAACAGGGCGTCTTCGCCATGATCGGCGTGCCGCTCATGTTCATCGCGAGTCGATTCCCCATTTCGTTCTGGAAGCGCATCGCGTGGCCCGCGCTCATCATGGCGACGATCTTCCAGCTTCTCGTCTTCGTCCCCGGCATCGGCGTCGAGGCGCACGGAAACCGAAACTGGGCCATGATCGCCGGCTTCCAGTTCCAGCCGGCTGAGTTTCTGAAGCTCACCCTCGCGCTGTGGCTGGGGTTCGTCCTGTATCGAAAGCGCACGCTGCTCGCCTCCTGGAAGCACGTCGCGATTCCGGTCGTGCCCGTCTCGATGATCGTCATCGGCACGGTGCTGGCGGGCCAGGACCTGGGAACCGCGATGGTCCTCGCGCTCATCGTGCTCGGGGGACTCTTCTTCTCCGGCGTCAAGTTGCGTATCTTCCTCGTGCCCGCGATCCTCGCCCTCATCGGCGTCGCTGTGTACGCCATCACGAGCCCCAACCGCATGGCCCGCATCATGAGCCTGTTCAATGCGAACTGCCTCGATGACTACCTCACGACGTGCTACCAGCCCCTCCACGGGGTGTGGGCACTGGCAGGCGGCGGCATTTTCGGGCTGGGCCTCGGCAACTCCCGCGAGAAGTACGACTGGCTCCCGGCGGCCGCCAACGACTACATCTTCGCGATCGTCGGCGAAGAGCTCGGACTCATCGGCTGCATCGTCGTCCTCGCGCTGTTCGCCCTATTCGCCGTCGGGGCCTTCCACGTGATCCGCAAGACAGATGACCCGTTCGTGAGGATCGTCTCCGGCGGGATCACGATTTGGATCGTGGGCCAGGCGCTCATCAACGTCGGCGTCGTGCTGCGGGTCTTCCCCGTCCTGGGTGTGCCGCTGCCGTTCATGTCGCAGGGCGGTACGTCGCTCCTCTCCGTCCTCGTCGCGTGCGGTGTGCTCCTGTCCTTCGCTCGCTCGCTGCCGACCCGTTCGGTCATCGCGCCGCCAGTCCGCTCGGGCGCGCGTGCGAAGATCTCTCGGTGA
- the murD gene encoding UDP-N-acetylmuramoyl-L-alanine--D-glutamate ligase — protein sequence MAGEDVSERLDGLTSWHADWRGLRVAVLGLSVTGFSVADTLAELGSDVHVFTESADEEYARLLPVIGAGLWTGSLSTVPESLSAFAPEVVVASPGFAPSHPVIEWARASGIALWGDIELAWRVRDKVPAANGAPAEWILVTGTNGKTTTTRLAATMLVAGGLRAAPVGNIGTPVLDAVRDPSGFDALVVELSSHQLWYLGLQAGTSKVSPHASVCLNLADDHLEWHGSAEAYRDAKAHVYDSTRVACVYNKSDEATRRMVEDADVIDGARAIGFDLGVPGPSDLGLVDGILVDRAFLEDRRTSALEITTLAELAEQGLGAPHVVANILAASALARSLDVPPTAIREALRGFRLDPHRIEVVAVEGGITWVDDSKATNPHAASSSLTAFPGAIWIVGGQLKGVDVSDLVSGRGAASKAAIVIGVERSAVVEAFARHAPGVPVFEVEDTETEDVMARVVELAIGIARDGDVVLLAPAAASFDQFASYADRGRRFSDAVRERLGRGIDDGNDVGSDGPQVDLG from the coding sequence GTGGCTGGCGAGGACGTGAGCGAGAGGCTCGACGGACTGACGAGCTGGCACGCGGACTGGAGGGGACTGCGCGTCGCAGTGCTCGGGCTTTCGGTGACGGGATTCTCGGTCGCCGACACTCTCGCCGAACTCGGGTCGGATGTTCATGTCTTCACCGAGAGTGCGGACGAGGAGTACGCCCGCCTCCTTCCGGTCATTGGTGCCGGCTTGTGGACCGGCTCGCTCTCGACAGTTCCGGAGTCCCTGTCGGCGTTCGCTCCCGAGGTGGTCGTGGCATCGCCGGGCTTCGCTCCGTCGCATCCCGTCATCGAGTGGGCGCGCGCGAGCGGCATCGCTCTCTGGGGCGACATCGAACTCGCGTGGCGCGTGCGCGACAAGGTCCCGGCGGCGAACGGCGCGCCCGCGGAGTGGATTCTCGTGACGGGGACGAACGGCAAGACGACGACGACCCGCCTGGCCGCGACCATGCTGGTGGCGGGTGGACTGCGCGCAGCTCCCGTGGGGAACATCGGAACGCCGGTCCTGGACGCCGTGCGCGATCCGTCGGGTTTCGACGCCCTCGTGGTCGAGCTCTCGAGCCACCAGCTGTGGTACCTCGGACTTCAGGCCGGGACGTCGAAGGTCTCTCCTCACGCCTCGGTGTGTCTGAACCTCGCCGACGACCACCTCGAGTGGCACGGGTCGGCCGAGGCCTATCGCGACGCCAAGGCGCACGTCTACGACAGCACGCGCGTCGCCTGCGTCTACAACAAGTCCGACGAGGCGACACGTCGCATGGTCGAGGACGCGGACGTCATCGATGGAGCCCGCGCGATCGGATTCGATCTGGGCGTCCCCGGCCCGAGCGACCTCGGGCTCGTCGACGGCATCCTCGTGGACAGGGCGTTCCTCGAGGATCGCCGCACGAGCGCGCTCGAGATCACGACGCTCGCGGAACTCGCCGAGCAGGGCCTGGGAGCACCGCACGTCGTCGCGAACATCCTCGCGGCGTCCGCTCTCGCACGCTCGCTCGATGTGCCGCCGACGGCGATCCGGGAGGCGCTTCGCGGTTTCCGCCTCGACCCGCATCGCATCGAGGTCGTCGCGGTCGAGGGTGGCATCACGTGGGTCGACGACTCGAAGGCGACCAACCCCCACGCCGCGTCATCGTCTCTCACGGCGTTCCCCGGCGCGATCTGGATCGTCGGCGGCCAGTTGAAGGGTGTCGACGTCTCCGACCTCGTCTCCGGGCGTGGCGCCGCGTCCAAGGCGGCGATCGTGATCGGCGTCGAGCGGTCCGCGGTCGTCGAGGCGTTCGCGCGACACGCGCCCGGGGTGCCCGTGTTCGAGGTCGAGGACACGGAGACTGAAGACGTCATGGCGCGGGTCGTCGAGCTGGCGATCGGAATTGCCCGTGACGGGGACGTGGTTCTACTCGCCCCCGCCGCGGCATCGTTCGATCAGTTCGCGTCCTACGCCGATCGCGGTCGTCGATTCTCCGACGCCGTGCGCGAGCGGCTCGGGAGGGGGATCGATGACGGGAACGACGTCGGCTCCGACGGGCCCCAGGTCGACCTCGGCTGA